From a region of the Haloferax volcanii DS2 genome:
- a CDS encoding Gfo/Idh/MocA family protein: MFRVAGIGLGSLGMLECRLLNELEGVRVVAGVDPDDEVRERFGGEFDAPTYETAAELLDAEFLDAVTIASPHTEHFDQALAALDADIHVHLEKPMVTDLGGARALIDRAEDRGLTLAVGYQRHFDPRFHELRRVVDSGRIGDPHMVVCHLEQEWIRWTKDEWRGDPSLSGGGQLYDSGSHLLDAMLWVTRSKPMTVAAAVDHRGHDVDVNSALAVVLDRDGDRLTASVGVSGDGQSVPEPGESLRVIGTEGMVAFDGETIEVTEGGTTYTAAPPTPDFEELTRKKLRNFVDAARDEADLAIPAEDALRVTALTEAAYESATTGRRVNVDGDA, from the coding sequence ATGTTCAGAGTCGCAGGTATCGGCCTCGGAAGCCTCGGGATGCTGGAGTGTCGCCTCCTCAACGAACTGGAGGGAGTGCGCGTCGTCGCCGGCGTCGACCCCGACGACGAGGTGCGCGAGCGGTTCGGAGGCGAGTTCGACGCGCCGACCTACGAGACGGCCGCGGAACTGCTGGACGCCGAGTTCCTCGACGCGGTGACCATCGCCTCGCCGCACACCGAGCACTTCGACCAGGCGCTCGCCGCGCTCGACGCCGACATCCACGTCCACCTCGAAAAACCGATGGTGACCGACCTCGGCGGCGCGCGGGCGCTCATCGACCGCGCCGAGGACCGCGGCCTCACCCTCGCGGTCGGCTACCAGCGCCACTTCGACCCGCGGTTCCACGAACTCCGGCGCGTCGTCGACAGCGGTCGCATCGGCGACCCGCACATGGTGGTCTGCCACCTCGAACAGGAGTGGATTCGCTGGACGAAAGACGAGTGGCGCGGCGACCCGTCGCTGTCGGGGGGCGGCCAACTGTACGACTCGGGGTCGCACCTCCTCGACGCGATGCTCTGGGTGACGCGCTCGAAACCGATGACCGTCGCCGCGGCGGTCGACCACCGCGGCCACGACGTGGACGTGAACTCGGCGCTCGCGGTCGTCCTCGACCGCGACGGCGACCGCCTTACCGCGAGCGTGGGCGTCTCCGGCGACGGACAGAGCGTCCCCGAGCCGGGCGAGTCGCTCCGCGTCATCGGAACCGAGGGGATGGTCGCCTTCGACGGCGAGACCATCGAGGTGACGGAGGGCGGAACGACCTACACCGCCGCGCCGCCGACGCCCGACTTCGAGGAGCTGACCCGGAAGAAGCTCCGGAACTTCGTGGACGCCGCGCGCGACGAAGCCGACCTCGCCATCCCGGCCGAGGACGCTCTGCGGGTGACCGCGCTGACCGAGGCGGCCTACGAGTCAGCGACGACCGGCAGGCGGGTCAACGTCGACGGCGACGCCTGA
- a CDS encoding aldo/keto reductase encodes MSLDYRRLGSTGTRVSELCFGTWRFGRKSSGVLETDEEEAHELLDAFEERGGNFIDTANVYGNPNGTSEEYIGNWLAERDREDYVLASKVYFPFDEDNPNGRGLSRTHIRNQIEGTLDRLDTDYLDLYYIHRWDEETPIEETLRTLNGLVEEGKVNYLGASTMASWQLTKALWKSDVNDYARFDVTQPLFHAGYYEDVKDYLDVCGDQDIAVCPYSPLAGGFLTGKYERADPHDPTEYVAPDGARGSFDERFDRFYVSERGWKVLDEIRAVADEVDASPAQVALRWLMDYPEATVVPIVGARTTDQLDENVGAADVDISTDQWERIMNARYDEDGRRWGH; translated from the coding sequence ATGAGCCTCGACTATCGACGACTCGGGTCGACCGGCACTCGCGTCTCGGAACTGTGCTTCGGTACGTGGCGATTCGGCCGCAAGAGCAGCGGCGTCCTCGAGACCGACGAGGAGGAAGCCCACGAACTCCTCGACGCGTTCGAGGAGCGCGGCGGGAACTTCATCGACACCGCCAACGTCTACGGGAACCCGAACGGGACCTCCGAGGAGTACATCGGCAACTGGCTGGCCGAGCGCGACCGCGAGGACTACGTGCTCGCCTCGAAGGTGTACTTCCCGTTCGACGAGGACAACCCCAACGGGCGCGGCCTCTCGCGGACCCACATCCGCAACCAAATCGAGGGCACGCTCGACCGCCTCGACACCGACTACCTCGACCTCTACTACATCCACCGCTGGGACGAGGAGACGCCCATCGAGGAGACGCTCCGGACGCTCAACGGTCTCGTCGAGGAGGGGAAAGTCAACTACCTCGGCGCGTCCACGATGGCCTCGTGGCAACTCACGAAGGCGCTGTGGAAGTCCGACGTCAACGACTACGCCCGGTTCGACGTGACGCAGCCGCTGTTCCACGCCGGCTACTACGAGGACGTGAAAGACTACCTCGACGTGTGCGGCGACCAAGACATCGCGGTCTGTCCGTACTCGCCGCTCGCGGGCGGTTTCCTCACGGGCAAATACGAGCGCGCCGACCCCCACGACCCGACCGAGTACGTCGCGCCCGACGGCGCGCGCGGCTCGTTCGACGAGCGCTTCGACCGGTTCTACGTCTCCGAGCGCGGCTGGAAGGTGCTCGACGAGATTCGCGCCGTCGCCGACGAAGTCGATGCCAGCCCCGCGCAGGTCGCGCTCCGCTGGCTGATGGACTACCCCGAGGCGACGGTCGTCCCCATCGTCGGCGCGCGAACGACCGACCAACTCGACGAGAACGTCGGCGCGGCCGACGTGGACATCTCGACCGACCAGTGGGAGCGCATCATGAACGCCCGCTACGACGAAGACGGCCGGCGCTGGGGCCACTGA
- a CDS encoding DUF7546 family protein produces MATASALPRPSRASLLRAAFAVNTTLILAFVYLLFTEASVGAPRYAVYGVAWVIVGLWVLFDTDVAPASTATKRKAAAVAVGYFALLAVAGGLVTSPVPGGASGVRVAFLPPGWGPALVYGGDLFNLVLMPARVVGYAALAFLVYDTVVKAAGAAVSGVVGLFSCVSCSWPVLASVATSVFGGGTAVAATVTTLSYDLSTLVFLVTVLLLRWRPGFGTS; encoded by the coding sequence ATGGCAACCGCATCCGCACTTCCCCGCCCCTCGCGGGCCAGTCTGCTCCGCGCCGCCTTCGCCGTGAACACGACGCTGATCCTGGCGTTCGTCTACCTGCTTTTCACCGAGGCGAGCGTCGGCGCGCCGCGCTACGCCGTCTACGGCGTCGCGTGGGTCATCGTCGGCCTCTGGGTCCTGTTCGACACCGACGTGGCACCCGCCTCGACCGCGACGAAGCGCAAGGCGGCCGCCGTCGCTGTCGGCTACTTCGCGCTCCTCGCGGTCGCCGGCGGCCTCGTCACCTCGCCCGTGCCCGGCGGCGCGAGCGGCGTCCGCGTCGCCTTCCTCCCGCCGGGATGGGGCCCGGCGCTCGTCTACGGCGGCGACCTGTTCAACCTCGTGCTCATGCCGGCGCGCGTGGTCGGCTACGCGGCGCTCGCGTTCCTCGTCTACGACACGGTCGTCAAGGCGGCGGGTGCGGCCGTCTCCGGCGTCGTCGGCCTCTTTTCCTGTGTCTCGTGTTCGTGGCCCGTCCTCGCGTCGGTCGCCACGAGCGTCTTCGGCGGCGGCACGGCCGTCGCGGCGACCGTGACGACGCTCTCGTACGACCTCTCGACGCTGGTCTTTCTCGTCACCGTGCTCCTTCTCCGGTGGCGGCCCGGCTTCGGGACGTCGTAG
- a CDS encoding metal-dependent hydrolase, with the protein MKSLEHAAVGAVAGAAAAVAVDPPGSLPLLVAGAVFVSVFVDLDHFVIARVQRGDWANLRLAVTNPRVGLLDQERVFEEFDTEFDRKRLLSHHLVGGVAVGALALSGLGSLAAFLAVVLYVHVVCDFLRDLGIA; encoded by the coding sequence GTGAAGTCACTCGAACACGCCGCCGTCGGCGCGGTCGCCGGGGCGGCCGCCGCAGTCGCCGTGGACCCGCCGGGGAGCCTGCCGCTTCTCGTCGCCGGCGCGGTCTTCGTGAGCGTCTTCGTCGACCTCGACCACTTCGTCATCGCCCGCGTCCAGCGCGGCGACTGGGCGAACCTGCGGCTCGCGGTGACGAACCCGCGGGTCGGCCTCCTCGACCAAGAGCGAGTGTTCGAGGAGTTCGACACCGAGTTCGACCGCAAACGCCTCCTGAGCCACCACCTCGTCGGCGGCGTCGCGGTCGGCGCGCTCGCGCTCTCGGGACTCGGCTCGCTCGCGGCGTTCCTCGCGGTCGTGCTCTACGTCCACGTCGTCTGCGACTTCCTCCGAGACCTCGGCATCGCGTGA
- a CDS encoding SelT/SelW/SelH family protein — protein MTSVEIEYCVPCGFLDRAEQLQHALLEQFGDRLDRVALVTGDHGVLTVTVDGERVWDKSEDEFDPDLVLRRVRPHVG, from the coding sequence ATGACAAGCGTCGAAATCGAATACTGCGTTCCCTGCGGCTTCCTCGACCGCGCCGAGCAACTACAGCACGCGCTGCTCGAACAGTTCGGCGACCGGCTCGACCGCGTGGCGCTCGTGACGGGCGACCACGGCGTTCTCACCGTCACCGTCGACGGCGAGCGCGTCTGGGACAAGTCGGAAGACGAGTTCGACCCGGACCTCGTGCTCCGGCGGGTCCGCCCGCACGTCGGCTGA